The following coding sequences lie in one Phycicoccus duodecadis genomic window:
- a CDS encoding OAM dimerization domain-containing protein has translation MSDTERGPLVRPYGDTTGDGMVQVSFTLPLPHDKRAEGAALQLAAKMGMSPALLVHAKPMGPDFTFFVVYGSVTHLVDLREVHVVEREFPLLTSAEVNQAVRTHLKRKLVVVGACIGTDAHTVGIDAILNIKGFAGEKGLEYYRELKVVNLGAQVLVPELVASAREVGADAVLVSQVVTQKDAHIHNTTAMSAAFREAFPAGQVPLLVVGGPRFEEGSAQALGVDRVFGRGTTPGEVASYLVHELVASRTSPDPRGEQR, from the coding sequence ATGAGCGACACCGAGCGCGGCCCACTGGTGCGCCCGTACGGCGACACCACCGGCGACGGGATGGTGCAGGTCTCCTTCACCCTGCCGCTGCCGCACGACAAGCGGGCCGAGGGCGCCGCCCTCCAGCTGGCCGCGAAGATGGGGATGAGCCCGGCGCTGCTGGTGCACGCCAAGCCGATGGGCCCCGACTTCACGTTCTTCGTCGTCTACGGCTCCGTCACCCACCTGGTCGACCTGCGCGAGGTCCACGTCGTCGAGCGCGAGTTCCCGCTGCTGACCTCGGCCGAGGTCAACCAGGCGGTGCGCACCCACCTCAAGCGCAAGCTCGTCGTGGTCGGCGCCTGCATCGGCACCGACGCGCACACCGTCGGCATCGACGCCATCCTGAACATCAAGGGCTTCGCCGGCGAGAAGGGCCTGGAGTACTACCGCGAGCTCAAGGTGGTCAACCTCGGCGCCCAGGTCCTCGTCCCCGAGCTGGTCGCCAGCGCCCGCGAGGTCGGGGCCGACGCCGTCCTGGTCTCGCAGGTCGTCACCCAGAAGGACGCCCACATCCACAACACCACCGCGATGTCGGCCGCCTTCCGCGAGGCGTTCCCGGCCGGGCAGGTGCCGCTGCTGGTCGTCGGCGGCCCGCGCTTCGAGGAGGGCTCCGCCCAGGCGCTCGGGGTCGACCGGGTCTTCGGGCGCGGCACGACCCCCGGCGAGGTCGCGTCCTATCTCGTCCACGAGCTCGTGGCCTCCCGCACCAGCCCCGACCCCCGAGGAGAGCAGCGATGA
- a CDS encoding hotdog domain-containing protein, giving the protein MTRAEVGTTVIHRWYVPYSHAHYAGNLVDGAYSLAAFGDVATELCIRTDGDEGLFASYSDVQFVAPVRAGDVIEIEARLVRVGTRSREMAFEVRVVGRGAPERGASAADVLDPPLVATTARGVVVVPPAG; this is encoded by the coding sequence ATGACCCGCGCCGAGGTCGGCACCACCGTCATCCACCGTTGGTACGTGCCGTACAGCCATGCCCACTACGCCGGCAACCTGGTCGACGGCGCCTACAGCCTCGCGGCCTTCGGCGACGTCGCCACCGAGCTGTGCATCCGCACCGACGGCGACGAGGGGCTCTTCGCGTCCTACTCCGACGTGCAGTTCGTCGCGCCGGTGCGGGCCGGCGACGTCATCGAGATCGAGGCCCGCCTCGTCCGGGTCGGCACCCGCTCGCGGGAGATGGCCTTCGAGGTGCGCGTCGTGGGCCGCGGGGCCCCCGAGCGGGGTGCATCGGCAGCCGACGTCCTCGACCCTCCGCTGGTCGCCACCACCGCCCGTGGGGTCGTGGTCGTCCCTCCAGCCGGGTGA
- the lnt gene encoding apolipoprotein N-acyltransferase codes for MHHALRFPSRLLTAVAAGLCLWLAFPTHDLWWLAPVGVALLGAVTLRAGGPQGFLLGLVAGVAFFVPTLSWSGVYVGEVPWFALAGLEALYVGLQGAVTGFAGRRLAAAGHLRAAYALVPVGWVVQEWARSTTPYGGFPWARLAFSQADSPLLPVARWLGAPGVTFAVALVGMLLLGAVVGLAHGPRLLAPVALLLAAAVLLAPLAIHLPTDGRTEAVGFVQGDVPKAGLDFNSQRRAVLDNHVAGTERLAETAPDDLTLVVWPENASDIDPLRNIDAAEQVRRALEAVGTPIVVGAVLAEPVGANSNVSLFYTGPGDMDPQRYTKLHPVPFAEYIPHREFFRMFSSAADLAGNFVAGTTIGVFRVPAPGGEYAALPTICFEVAYDGLMRDSVAAAGSTDSLIMVQTNNATFGYTAESEQQFAISRLRAVEHGRSVVHVSTVGVSGFVAPDGTVTQKTGLFTADQRVGRPVLRSERTPSDRLGESPQVLAGAVLLLLVLAGVRDGRRVRVARELRPTEDHDVA; via the coding sequence GTGCACCACGCGCTCCGGTTCCCGTCCCGCCTGTTGACGGCGGTGGCCGCGGGGCTCTGTCTCTGGCTCGCGTTCCCCACCCACGACCTGTGGTGGCTCGCACCCGTGGGCGTGGCCCTCCTCGGCGCCGTGACGCTGCGGGCCGGCGGCCCCCAGGGGTTCCTGCTCGGCCTCGTCGCCGGCGTGGCGTTCTTCGTGCCCACCCTGTCCTGGTCGGGCGTGTACGTGGGTGAGGTGCCGTGGTTCGCCCTGGCGGGGCTCGAGGCCCTCTACGTCGGGCTCCAGGGCGCCGTCACGGGCTTCGCGGGACGCCGCCTGGCGGCCGCCGGCCACCTGCGGGCCGCGTACGCCCTGGTCCCGGTCGGCTGGGTCGTACAGGAGTGGGCCCGCTCCACCACGCCCTACGGCGGCTTCCCGTGGGCCCGCCTCGCCTTCAGCCAGGCCGACAGCCCGCTGCTGCCGGTGGCCCGCTGGCTCGGCGCCCCCGGCGTGACGTTCGCAGTGGCGCTCGTGGGGATGCTGCTCCTGGGCGCCGTGGTCGGGCTGGCGCACGGCCCCCGGCTCCTCGCCCCGGTGGCCCTGCTGCTGGCGGCCGCCGTGCTGCTCGCGCCCCTGGCCATCCACCTCCCCACCGACGGGCGCACCGAGGCCGTGGGCTTCGTGCAGGGCGACGTGCCGAAGGCCGGCCTCGACTTCAACTCCCAGCGCCGCGCCGTGCTCGACAACCACGTGGCGGGCACCGAACGCCTCGCCGAGACGGCACCCGACGACCTCACCCTCGTCGTCTGGCCCGAGAACGCCTCCGACATCGACCCGCTGCGCAACATCGACGCCGCCGAGCAGGTGCGCCGCGCCCTCGAGGCCGTCGGCACCCCGATCGTCGTGGGTGCCGTCCTGGCCGAGCCCGTGGGAGCCAACTCCAACGTCTCGCTGTTCTACACCGGCCCGGGCGACATGGACCCGCAGCGCTACACCAAGCTCCACCCGGTGCCGTTCGCCGAGTACATCCCGCACCGCGAGTTCTTCCGGATGTTCTCCTCGGCCGCCGACCTGGCGGGCAACTTCGTGGCCGGGACGACCATCGGGGTCTTCCGGGTGCCGGCCCCCGGCGGGGAGTACGCGGCGCTGCCGACCATCTGCTTCGAGGTGGCCTACGACGGCCTGATGCGCGACAGCGTGGCGGCAGCGGGCTCGACCGACTCGCTGATCATGGTGCAGACCAACAACGCCACCTTCGGCTACACCGCCGAGTCCGAGCAGCAGTTCGCCATCTCGCGGCTGCGGGCCGTCGAGCACGGGCGCAGCGTGGTGCACGTCTCGACGGTGGGGGTCTCGGGGTTCGTCGCCCCCGACGGCACCGTCACCCAGAAGACCGGGCTCTTCACCGCCGACCAGCGGGTGGGCCGCCCGGTGCTGCGCTCCGAGCGCACCCCGTCGGACCGGCTGGGGGAGAGCCCCCAGGTCCTGGCCGGCGCCGTGCTGCTCCTGCTCGTGCTGGCTGGGGTCCGGGACGGCCGCCGCGTTAGGGTGGCGCGAGAGCTTCGACCCACCGAGGACCACGACGTTGCCTGA
- a CDS encoding polyprenol monophosphomannose synthase, with amino-acid sequence MPDTTRPPLTRVAVLIPTYNEHDTLPAAVHGVRRHVPDAHVVVLDDASPDGTGDVADALAAEDPHVHVIHRAGKEGLGAAYLAGFRWALDAGYDALVEMDADGSHRPQDLPALIAAARDADVVIGSRWVPGGRVVNWPVHRKALSVGGNVYVKMLLGMPVNDATAGFRVYRADALRAMGLEDVASQGYCFQADLTWRAVRAGLRVVEVPITFVEREVGDSKMSGDIVAESLRRITGWGVRHRARQLRGVLDRPERWQEL; translated from the coding sequence TTGCCTGACACCACCCGACCGCCCCTGACGCGCGTCGCCGTACTGATCCCCACGTACAACGAGCACGACACGCTCCCCGCGGCCGTGCACGGTGTCCGTCGGCACGTGCCGGACGCCCACGTGGTGGTCCTCGACGACGCCTCGCCCGACGGCACCGGCGACGTCGCCGACGCCCTCGCCGCCGAGGACCCGCACGTGCACGTCATCCACCGGGCCGGCAAGGAGGGGCTGGGCGCCGCCTACCTCGCCGGCTTCCGCTGGGCCCTGGATGCCGGGTACGACGCGCTGGTCGAGATGGATGCCGACGGCTCCCACCGCCCCCAGGACCTGCCCGCCCTCATCGCCGCCGCGCGCGACGCCGACGTCGTCATCGGCTCGCGCTGGGTGCCCGGCGGCCGGGTCGTCAACTGGCCCGTGCACCGCAAGGCCCTCTCGGTCGGCGGCAACGTCTACGTGAAGATGCTGCTCGGGATGCCGGTCAACGACGCCACCGCGGGCTTCCGGGTCTACCGCGCCGACGCGTTGCGCGCGATGGGCCTCGAGGACGTCGCCTCGCAGGGCTACTGCTTCCAGGCCGACCTGACCTGGCGGGCCGTGCGCGCCGGGCTGCGGGTGGTCGAGGTGCCCATCACCTTCGTCGAGCGCGAGGTCGGCGACTCCAAGATGAGCGGCGACATCGTCGCCGAGTCGCTGCGCCGCATCACCGGCTGGGGCGTACGGCACCGGGCGCGCCAGCTGCGCGGCGTCCTCGACCGCCCGGAACGCTGGCAGGAGCTGTGA
- a CDS encoding FxsA family protein — protein sequence MSHPGATPSVARWRRGRVLRWVFVALLLVPLLEVVVIIAVGRAIGGWPTFGLLLLESLLGAVIVRREGARTWAALRDALRSGRMPSRQLADAALVLVGGTLLLAPGFITDAVGLFLILPATRPLTRRWLEALVARRLLGSFGGWPGGGPGGPPEVVQGEVVD from the coding sequence GTGAGCCACCCCGGCGCCACCCCGTCCGTGGCGCGCTGGCGGCGCGGCCGGGTCCTGCGCTGGGTCTTCGTGGCGCTGCTGCTGGTGCCGCTGCTCGAGGTCGTCGTCATCATCGCCGTGGGGCGGGCCATCGGGGGCTGGCCCACGTTCGGGCTCCTCCTGCTCGAGTCGCTGCTCGGGGCCGTCATCGTGCGGCGCGAGGGCGCCCGCACCTGGGCGGCGCTGCGCGACGCGCTGCGCAGCGGCCGGATGCCGAGCCGCCAGCTGGCCGACGCGGCCCTGGTGCTGGTCGGCGGCACGCTGCTCCTCGCCCCGGGGTTCATCACCGACGCCGTCGGGCTCTTCCTCATCCTGCCCGCCACCCGGCCCCTGACCCGGCGCTGGCTCGAGGCGCTGGTGGCGCGGCGACTGCTGGGGTCGTTCGGCGGCTGGCCGGGTGGGGGTCCGGGTGGGCCGCCGGAGGTCGTCCAGGGCGAGGTCGTCGACTGA
- a CDS encoding RNA polymerase-binding protein RbpA, producing MAERSLRGSRLGALSMETDQNVVPSERQITTYLCPNGHSIELPFSVEADVPAVWECRCGAEAKLQGGGPQPESKPVKPQRTHWDMLLERRSIPELEELLEERLTLLRESRGEKVKKKTA from the coding sequence ATGGCAGAACGCAGCCTGCGCGGTAGCCGCCTCGGCGCCCTCAGCATGGAGACGGACCAGAACGTCGTCCCCTCGGAGCGCCAGATCACGACCTACCTGTGCCCCAACGGCCACAGCATCGAGCTTCCCTTCTCCGTCGAGGCCGACGTGCCCGCGGTGTGGGAGTGCCGCTGCGGTGCCGAGGCCAAGCTCCAGGGCGGGGGCCCGCAGCCGGAGTCCAAGCCCGTCAAGCCGCAGCGCACCCACTGGGACATGCTGCTCGAGCGGCGCTCCATCCCCGAGCTCGAGGAGCTCCTGGAGGAGCGGCTCACGCTGCTGCGCGAGTCCCGCGGCGAGAAGGTCAAGAAGAAGACCGCCTGA
- a CDS encoding MFS transporter: MTTQSATDVYADTARYHRPWYWYDWANSAFVTTVGTVLFGPYLTTVAKEAACPGLASDARCTSDLYVVPAASGLPGWVPGTAMAAVVVLLLALVVSLVAYARDTTLPYRPSALMVPLALVTAVLVLTAPLDPGSVAPYTVTLATVVSAVLLVFVGAITDRTARPARLLGIFAWVGSAAAIGLFFLTGGGWRYGALMMIIASISLGASLVVYDAILCRIARPDDRDKVSSRGWALGYLGGGLLLAVNLVIVSKPSLIGVDTGMAVRISLLSAGLWWAGFTLIPVIGMWNLRGAAATTLTDAPQAGIVRGSLTQLGHTFRDLRAYPNTLLFLLAYLFFNDGIQTVISSSSLYGAEQLRFGQSQLIALILMVQFVAFGGALLFGWLAGRWGAWRTILRSLVGWSVIVVAAYFLPEKAFVPFVALGVLIGIVLGGSQALSRSLFSQLVPRAREAEFFAFYQAMERGTSWFGALTFGLVHQLTDSYRPAIVALIVFFVLGYVVLRRVDVRQGILDAGNELPRVV; encoded by the coding sequence ATGACGACGCAGTCCGCCACGGACGTCTACGCCGACACCGCTCGGTATCACCGTCCCTGGTACTGGTACGACTGGGCCAACTCCGCCTTCGTGACCACGGTGGGCACCGTCCTCTTCGGCCCCTACCTCACCACGGTGGCCAAGGAGGCCGCCTGCCCGGGACTGGCCTCCGACGCCCGGTGCACCTCCGACCTGTACGTCGTGCCCGCCGCCTCCGGGCTGCCGGGGTGGGTACCGGGGACCGCGATGGCCGCGGTCGTCGTCCTGCTGCTGGCGTTGGTGGTGTCCCTGGTCGCCTACGCGCGCGACACCACGCTCCCCTACCGCCCGTCGGCCCTGATGGTGCCGCTGGCGCTGGTCACCGCGGTCCTCGTGCTCACGGCTCCGCTCGACCCCGGGTCGGTCGCGCCGTACACCGTCACCCTCGCGACGGTCGTCTCCGCCGTCCTGCTGGTGTTCGTCGGGGCCATCACCGACCGCACCGCCCGCCCGGCCCGGCTGCTGGGGATCTTCGCCTGGGTGGGCTCGGCGGCCGCGATCGGGCTGTTCTTCCTCACCGGCGGCGGCTGGCGCTACGGCGCCCTGATGATGATCATCGCCTCGATCAGCCTGGGCGCCTCGCTGGTCGTCTACGACGCCATCCTGTGCCGCATCGCACGGCCCGACGACCGGGACAAGGTCTCGAGCCGCGGCTGGGCGCTGGGCTACCTCGGCGGCGGCCTGCTGCTGGCCGTGAACCTCGTCATCGTCAGCAAACCCTCCCTCATCGGAGTCGACACCGGCATGGCCGTCCGGATCAGCCTCCTGTCGGCCGGCCTCTGGTGGGCCGGGTTCACCCTCATCCCCGTCATCGGGATGTGGAACCTGCGCGGCGCCGCGGCGACGACCCTCACCGACGCCCCGCAGGCCGGCATCGTCCGCGGCAGCCTGACCCAGCTCGGGCACACCTTCCGCGACCTGCGGGCCTACCCCAACACCCTGCTGTTCCTGCTCGCCTACCTGTTCTTCAACGACGGCATCCAGACCGTCATCTCCTCGAGCAGCCTCTACGGCGCCGAGCAGCTGCGGTTCGGCCAGAGCCAGCTCATCGCCCTCATCCTGATGGTGCAGTTCGTCGCCTTCGGGGGCGCCCTGCTCTTCGGGTGGCTGGCCGGGCGGTGGGGTGCCTGGCGCACCATCCTGCGCAGCCTGGTCGGGTGGTCGGTGATCGTCGTGGCCGCCTACTTCCTCCCCGAGAAGGCGTTCGTGCCGTTCGTCGCGCTCGGCGTGCTCATCGGCATCGTCCTGGGCGGCAGCCAGGCCCTGAGCCGTTCGCTGTTCTCGCAGCTGGTCCCCCGGGCCCGCGAGGCCGAGTTCTTCGCCTTCTACCAGGCGATGGAGCGCGGGACGTCCTGGTTCGGTGCGCTCACCTTCGGCCTCGTGCACCAGCTCACCGACTCCTACCGCCCGGCGATCGTGGCGCTCATCGTGTTCTTCGTGCTGGGATACGTGGTGCTGCGCCGGGTCGACGTGCGACAGGGCATACTGGACGCCGGCAACGAGCTGCCCCGGGTCGTCTGA
- a CDS encoding M15 family metallopeptidase, with protein sequence MVLRGAAFLATTGAVAALSAGPATAGVLPAPAPSLVQEYSSPTPSATGSSATPTSPSPSPSPTTITPPPPGPDGGHAEPDHPAPLAGIDLEAQVAEANRISALLEGSSSQVAVETKAMDALSDQSNTLLESLASATDRERVAQQDADTARTDLTALEGRLAAARAIVRDWVFDVYSGGGNDADITGMFDAMESDDDRVGDPLGDLSYLTDQRTRALQMVRYLTAEQVRLTAAAEAAERTAHDARVKIAADKARLDGLMTVQGAKIGELRKLQVAEVEKAGPVASILVGARSGAAQAAAERLRNALSAAVVESAHVGKPCSDDTGLYPNGMFPATALCPVWGAPGERLSPAAAASFSALSQAYAAQTGTPLCITDSYRSLPEQVSIKGTRGRFAATPGTSRHGLGRAVDLCGGIDDFGSAAHHWMRQNAPLYGWFHPAWAEAGGSLPEPWHWEYAG encoded by the coding sequence GTGGTCCTCCGGGGCGCCGCCTTCCTGGCGACGACCGGGGCCGTCGCCGCCCTGTCCGCCGGCCCCGCCACCGCGGGAGTGCTGCCGGCCCCGGCTCCCAGCCTCGTGCAGGAGTACTCGAGCCCCACCCCCAGCGCCACGGGCAGCTCGGCGACCCCGACGAGCCCCTCCCCCAGCCCCTCGCCGACCACCATCACGCCGCCCCCTCCGGGTCCCGACGGCGGCCACGCCGAGCCCGACCACCCGGCGCCGCTCGCGGGCATCGACCTCGAGGCTCAGGTGGCCGAGGCCAACCGCATCTCCGCCCTCCTCGAGGGCTCGAGCTCCCAGGTCGCGGTCGAGACGAAGGCCATGGACGCGCTCTCGGACCAGTCCAACACCCTGCTGGAGTCGCTGGCCTCGGCCACCGACCGGGAGCGGGTCGCGCAGCAGGACGCCGACACCGCCCGCACCGACCTCACCGCGCTCGAAGGCCGGCTGGCCGCGGCCCGGGCCATCGTGCGGGACTGGGTCTTCGACGTCTACTCCGGCGGTGGCAATGACGCCGACATCACCGGGATGTTCGACGCGATGGAGTCCGACGACGACCGCGTCGGCGACCCGCTGGGCGACCTCTCGTACCTCACCGACCAGCGCACCCGCGCACTGCAGATGGTCCGCTACCTCACCGCCGAGCAGGTGCGCCTCACCGCCGCCGCCGAGGCCGCCGAGCGGACCGCGCACGACGCCCGGGTCAAGATCGCGGCCGACAAGGCCCGCCTCGACGGCCTGATGACCGTGCAGGGCGCCAAGATCGGGGAGCTCCGCAAGCTCCAGGTCGCCGAGGTCGAGAAGGCCGGGCCGGTGGCCAGCATCCTGGTCGGAGCCCGGTCGGGCGCCGCCCAGGCCGCTGCCGAGCGCCTGCGCAACGCCCTGAGCGCCGCTGTCGTCGAGAGTGCCCACGTGGGCAAGCCGTGCAGTGACGACACCGGCCTGTACCCCAACGGGATGTTCCCGGCCACCGCCCTGTGCCCGGTGTGGGGGGCCCCCGGCGAGCGCCTCTCCCCCGCCGCCGCCGCGTCGTTCAGCGCCCTCAGCCAGGCCTACGCCGCGCAGACCGGCACGCCGCTGTGCATCACCGACTCCTACCGCTCGCTGCCCGAGCAGGTCTCCATCAAGGGCACCCGCGGCCGGTTCGCTGCCACTCCGGGCACCAGCCGTCACGGCCTCGGCCGTGCGGTCGACCTGTGCGGCGGCATCGACGACTTCGGTTCGGCCGCCCACCACTGGATGCGGCAGAACGCCCCCCTCTACGGCTGGTTCCACCCTGCGTGGGCCGAGGCCGGCGGCAGCCTGCCGGAGCCGTGGCACTGGGAGTACGCGGGCTGA
- a CDS encoding single-stranded DNA-binding protein, translated as MDADEVGPGDENAVRLAGRVTGVAPIRVLPSGDAVQTVRVTVGRPARRGEAGRAAVDAIDVACWTAQTRRVAGRLGVGDRVEVEGALRRRFFRTGAGAASRYEVEAGRIRRTRSVTTARAASPPSG; from the coding sequence GTGGACGCTGACGAGGTGGGCCCGGGCGACGAGAACGCCGTGCGGCTGGCGGGCCGGGTGACGGGGGTGGCCCCAATCAGGGTGCTGCCCAGCGGGGACGCGGTGCAGACGGTGCGGGTGACGGTGGGCCGGCCGGCGCGACGCGGTGAGGCCGGCCGGGCGGCGGTCGACGCGATCGACGTCGCCTGCTGGACGGCACAGACACGTCGGGTGGCGGGGCGGCTCGGGGTCGGTGACCGGGTCGAGGTGGAGGGAGCGCTGCGCCGCCGGTTCTTCCGCACCGGCGCGGGTGCGGCCAGCCGCTACGAGGTCGAGGCGGGGCGCATCCGCCGGACCCGGTCCGTCACGACCGCTCGCGCAGCATCCCCTCCATCAGGGTGA
- a CDS encoding DUF305 domain-containing protein → MTDDLVDVEPPPARSARWGVTVLVALLALVSGVAGTLLVVRATSQTSVTDFGADAGFARDMQTHHRQAVEMAFIVRDESTDPAVRTLAYDIATSQQQQAGQMYGWLVQWGLPQTGPAAPMAWVGGEHPAHVEAGAPMPGLATEAQLDALRGARGVDADRIFLRLMIAHHQGGVEMADAALAQARTREVRTLAGAIATAQTREITLMEGMLRERS, encoded by the coding sequence GTGACCGACGACCTCGTCGACGTCGAGCCCCCACCCGCCCGCTCGGCCCGGTGGGGCGTGACGGTGCTCGTCGCGCTGCTGGCCCTGGTCTCCGGGGTCGCCGGGACGCTGCTGGTGGTCCGCGCGACATCGCAGACCTCGGTGACCGACTTCGGCGCCGACGCCGGGTTCGCGCGCGACATGCAGACCCACCACCGGCAAGCCGTCGAGATGGCCTTCATCGTCCGCGACGAGAGCACCGACCCGGCCGTGCGCACCCTGGCCTACGACATCGCCACCAGCCAGCAGCAGCAGGCGGGTCAGATGTACGGGTGGCTGGTGCAGTGGGGGCTGCCGCAGACCGGCCCGGCCGCCCCCATGGCCTGGGTCGGCGGCGAGCACCCCGCCCACGTCGAGGCCGGAGCGCCGATGCCCGGCCTCGCCACCGAGGCCCAGCTCGACGCGCTGCGCGGGGCCCGCGGCGTGGACGCCGACCGGATCTTCCTGCGCCTGATGATCGCGCACCACCAGGGCGGGGTGGAGATGGCCGACGCCGCCCTGGCCCAGGCCCGCACCCGCGAGGTGCGCACCCTGGCCGGCGCCATCGCGACGGCGCAGACCAGAGAGATCACCCTGATGGAGGGGATGCTGCGCGAGCGGTCGTGA
- a CDS encoding DUF3105 domain-containing protein, which translates to MSPSSRPSRAALDELKKSQQAKERRTRIAFVAGTAAVVLVIAGVVGVTIARDVSSRPTLDAVKSYEVTANHVTTQVTYAQTPPVGGDHDPVWLNCGIYTKPVPNENAVHALEHGAVWVTYRPDLPADQVRTLTESVPGEYMVVSPYPGLTAPVVASAWGKQLTLTGVDDPRLEQFIRAYRQGPQTPEPGAACTDGTDGTDAAATSGATPSP; encoded by the coding sequence GTGTCCCCGTCATCGCGACCGTCCCGCGCCGCCCTCGACGAGCTGAAGAAGTCCCAGCAGGCCAAGGAACGCCGCACCAGGATCGCCTTCGTGGCCGGGACCGCGGCCGTCGTCCTGGTCATCGCCGGCGTCGTCGGCGTCACCATCGCCCGCGACGTGTCGTCGCGCCCGACCCTGGACGCCGTCAAGAGCTACGAGGTCACCGCGAACCACGTGACGACACAGGTGACGTACGCGCAGACCCCGCCGGTCGGTGGCGACCACGACCCGGTGTGGCTCAACTGCGGGATCTACACCAAGCCGGTGCCCAACGAGAACGCCGTGCACGCCCTCGAGCACGGCGCCGTCTGGGTCACCTACCGCCCCGACCTTCCGGCCGACCAGGTGAGGACGCTGACCGAGAGCGTCCCCGGCGAGTACATGGTCGTCTCGCCGTACCCGGGCCTGACCGCGCCCGTCGTCGCCTCGGCCTGGGGCAAGCAGCTCACGCTGACCGGCGTCGACGACCCCCGCCTGGAGCAGTTCATCCGCGCGTACCGCCAGGGCCCGCAGACCCCGGAGCCGGGTGCCGCCTGCACCGACGGCACCGACGGCACCGACGCCGCGGCCACCTCCGGCGCCACCCCCTCCCCGTGA
- a CDS encoding SDR family NAD(P)-dependent oxidoreductase, producing MTTPDPPSPDDTSEATWERRADGIAADDLAVVLRVLGSLHELPPHHPDIQTVKRATGAMYKAVRKDRKAAARAAEVAHDRAVTEATATGARQRIDDETRGIPLVSSARGAVAGTLLKPRGCYICKSDYHQVDAFYHWLCPSCAAMSHAKRDQRTDLTGRRALLTGGRAKIGMYIALRLLRDGAHTTITTRFPHDAVRRFAALEDAPDWIDRLKVVGIDLRDPTQVVSLADEVAAAGPLDILVNNACQTVRRSPGAYAQLVELESAPLPTGERLPEMVTFDRVSEAHPVAIAGALREHAVAHHDGESPAHALAARTAAQLSAVALSADSATVARHRAGTAVDAGGLLPDLAATNSWTQHVDEVDPLELLEVQLCNQTAPFLLVSRLRASMRAAVRAGARRAYVVNVSAMEGQFSRRYKGPGHPHTNMSKAALNMLTRTSAGEMFETDRILMTAVDTGWITDERPHDEKLRLADEGWHAPLDLVDGAARVYDPVVRGEAGEDLYGCFLKDFRPSPW from the coding sequence GTGACGACGCCCGACCCGCCGAGCCCCGACGACACCTCCGAGGCGACTTGGGAGCGGCGGGCCGACGGCATCGCCGCGGACGACCTCGCGGTCGTGCTGCGGGTGCTGGGGTCCCTGCACGAGCTGCCGCCGCACCATCCGGACATCCAGACCGTCAAGCGCGCCACCGGCGCGATGTACAAGGCGGTCCGCAAGGACCGCAAGGCCGCGGCGCGGGCCGCCGAGGTGGCCCACGACCGGGCGGTGACCGAGGCGACGGCGACCGGCGCGCGCCAGCGGATCGACGACGAGACCCGCGGCATCCCGCTGGTGTCCAGCGCCCGCGGGGCGGTGGCCGGCACGCTGCTCAAGCCGCGGGGCTGCTACATCTGCAAGAGCGACTACCACCAGGTGGATGCGTTCTACCACTGGCTCTGCCCCTCGTGCGCGGCCATGTCGCACGCCAAGCGCGACCAGCGCACCGACCTCACCGGCAGGCGAGCGCTGCTGACCGGGGGCCGCGCCAAGATCGGGATGTACATCGCCCTGCGGCTGCTGCGTGACGGCGCGCACACGACCATCACCACCCGGTTCCCGCACGACGCGGTGCGCCGGTTCGCGGCGCTCGAGGACGCCCCGGACTGGATCGACCGGCTGAAGGTCGTGGGCATCGATCTGCGCGACCCCACCCAGGTGGTGTCGCTGGCCGACGAGGTCGCCGCGGCGGGTCCGCTCGACATCCTCGTCAACAACGCGTGCCAGACGGTGCGGCGCAGTCCCGGGGCGTACGCGCAGCTCGTCGAGCTCGAGTCGGCGCCGCTGCCGACCGGGGAGCGGCTTCCGGAGATGGTGACGTTCGACCGGGTCAGCGAGGCCCACCCGGTCGCGATCGCCGGAGCCCTGCGCGAGCACGCCGTCGCGCACCATGACGGCGAGAGCCCCGCCCATGCCCTGGCCGCCCGGACGGCCGCGCAGCTGAGCGCCGTCGCCCTGAGCGCCGACAGCGCGACGGTCGCGCGGCACCGGGCCGGGACGGCGGTCGACGCCGGGGGACTGCTGCCCGACCTGGCCGCGACCAACTCCTGGACCCAGCACGTCGACGAGGTCGACCCGCTGGAGCTGCTCGAGGTGCAGCTGTGCAACCAGACCGCGCCGTTCCTGCTGGTCTCCCGCCTGCGCGCCTCCATGCGGGCCGCGGTGCGCGCCGGGGCCCGCCGGGCCTACGTCGTCAACGTCAGTGCGATGGAGGGGCAGTTCTCACGGCGCTACAAGGGCCCCGGGCACCCCCACACCAACATGAGCAAGGCCGCGCTCAACATGCTCACCCGCACCTCGGCCGGCGAGATGTTCGAGACCGACCGCATCCTGATGACGGCCGTCGACACCGGGTGGATCACCGACGAGCGACCGCACGACGAGAAGCTGCGTCTGGCGGACGAGGGCTGGCACGCACCGCTGGACCTGGTCGACGGCGCCGCGCGCGTCTACGACCCGGTGGTGCGGGGCGAGGCCGGGGAGGACCTGTACGGCTGCTTCCTCAAGGACTTCCGGCCGAGCCCCTGGTGA